From Gemmatimonadaceae bacterium, the proteins below share one genomic window:
- a CDS encoding DUF1697 domain-containing protein → MPTHIALLRAVNVTGTGTLKMDELRRRVSKLGYERVRTYIASGNLLADSPKSATAVQRELAALVEKLVGKPVGVFVRSAAALAKTLAANPFPDAVPSRVLVLFLDHRVRQATLDAIAKPGGEEVVAAGGEIFLHFPNGMGQSKLRVPQMDSGTGRNLNTVRKLIAMAREDG, encoded by the coding sequence GTGCCCACCCACATCGCCCTGCTTCGCGCCGTGAACGTCACCGGCACCGGCACGCTCAAGATGGACGAGCTGCGGCGGCGAGTGTCCAAGCTCGGCTACGAACGGGTGCGTACGTACATCGCCTCGGGAAACCTGCTCGCGGACTCGCCAAAGTCGGCAACTGCCGTACAGCGCGAACTTGCCGCGCTGGTGGAGAAACTCGTCGGGAAACCGGTTGGCGTGTTCGTCCGCTCAGCGGCCGCCCTCGCCAAGACGCTCGCCGCAAACCCGTTCCCAGACGCCGTGCCGTCCCGCGTACTGGTGCTATTCCTGGACCATCGCGTTCGGCAGGCAACGCTCGACGCCATCGCAAAGCCCGGCGGCGAAGAGGTCGTAGCCGCCGGCGGCGAGATCTTCCTCCACTTTCCGAACGGCATGGGCCAATCCAAGCTCCGCGTGCCGCAGATGGACAGCGGCACCGGTCGCAACCTGAACACAGTGCGCAAGCTGATCGCGATGGCGCGCGAGGACGGCTAG
- a CDS encoding DUF1295 domain-containing protein, which produces MYRDPSPPVSSGAAPSSGTRDDLVARLFRLTNHLSIDLLGGPRPWKLAWVVNAQKALMLPFLLALAWWAGDNSAPAWTYVALHGGYGLVWLLKDVAFPDARWQVRVTIPAAIATWAAVLGWYALFGWLMFALPPRRYPIVEAHWLALCAGLCIVGVAVMIASDAQKTFTLRAKPGLITDGMFRYVRHPNYTGEMMIYASFAMLIQHWLPWLVLAWVWGLVFLPSMAMKERSLSRHPGWEAYRARTRWVLPGLL; this is translated from the coding sequence GTGTACCGTGACCCGTCCCCACCCGTTTCATCGGGCGCCGCGCCTTCGTCTGGCACGCGCGACGACCTGGTGGCGCGCCTGTTCCGGCTGACGAACCACCTGAGCATCGACCTGCTCGGCGGGCCTCGGCCGTGGAAGCTGGCCTGGGTGGTGAACGCGCAGAAGGCGCTGATGCTGCCGTTCCTGCTCGCCTTGGCCTGGTGGGCGGGCGACAACTCGGCCCCCGCGTGGACCTACGTGGCGCTGCACGGCGGCTACGGGCTGGTGTGGCTGCTCAAGGATGTGGCGTTCCCGGATGCGCGCTGGCAGGTGCGCGTGACGATCCCCGCGGCCATTGCGACCTGGGCCGCCGTGCTCGGCTGGTACGCGCTGTTTGGCTGGTTGATGTTCGCCCTGCCGCCGCGTCGGTACCCGATTGTCGAGGCGCACTGGCTGGCGCTCTGCGCTGGGCTCTGCATCGTTGGCGTGGCGGTGATGATCGCGTCCGATGCGCAGAAGACGTTCACGCTGCGTGCAAAGCCTGGGCTCATCACCGATGGGATGTTCCGCTATGTGCGCCACCCGAACTACACGGGCGAGATGATGATCTACGCCAGCTTCGCGATGCTCATCCAGCATTGGCTGCCGTGGCTGGTGCTGGCGTGGGTGTGGGGGCTGGTGTTCCTGCCCAGCATGGCGATGAAGGAGCGCAGTCTCTCGCGGCATCCGGGCTGGGAGGCGTATCGGGCGCGAACGCGGTGGGTGCTGCCGGGGCTGCTCTAG
- the purE gene encoding 5-(carboxyamino)imidazole ribonucleotide mutase, translating into MATSANPLVGVIMGSKSDYETLAPACELLAHFGIPYEAKVVSAHRTPDEMFDYAASAERRGLMVIIAGAGGAAHLPGMVASKTLIPVLGVPVPITQLNGLDALLSIVQMPAGVPVGTLAIGKPGASNAAILAAEIVGTHRPEVREKLRAWRASRAADVRGQTLP; encoded by the coding sequence ATGGCCACCTCCGCGAATCCCCTGGTGGGCGTGATCATGGGCTCGAAGTCCGACTACGAGACCCTCGCGCCAGCCTGTGAGCTGCTCGCCCACTTCGGCATCCCCTACGAAGCCAAGGTCGTCTCGGCGCATCGCACACCGGACGAGATGTTCGACTACGCCGCGAGCGCCGAACGGCGCGGCCTGATGGTGATCATCGCCGGCGCAGGTGGCGCGGCACACTTGCCTGGAATGGTCGCGTCGAAGACACTGATCCCGGTGCTCGGCGTGCCGGTGCCGATCACGCAGCTGAATGGGCTCGACGCGTTGCTGAGCATCGTGCAGATGCCGGCCGGCGTGCCGGTGGGGACGCTGGCGATCGGCAAGCCTGGCGCGTCCAACGCCGCGATCTTAGCGGCGGAGATTGTCGGCACGCACCGTCCGGAAGTGCGCGAGAAGCTGCGCGCCTGGCGCGCGAGCCGCGCC